In the Theobroma cacao cultivar B97-61/B2 chromosome 1, Criollo_cocoa_genome_V2, whole genome shotgun sequence genome, one interval contains:
- the LOC18614255 gene encoding glyoxylate/hydroxypyruvate reductase HPR3, with product MEHHQERSDHRSQDLPQVLVIKPPPVLTLFEDKFISSKFQLLKAWESTLPLDQFLTNYAGSVRAVLCSGASPITADIIRLLPSLQLVITASAGVNHIDLTECRRLGIAVTNAAGVFSDDGADAAVGLLIDVLRKVSAADRYVRNGLWPAKGDYALGSKLGGKRVGVVGLGGFGSAVAKRLEAFGCTVLYNSRTQKPSVPYPFYSTVLELAADSDSLIICCGLTAETRHMINREVLLVLGKQGVIVNIARGAIINEKEMVECLVRGEIGGAGLDVFENEPNVPEELFGLDNVVLSPHRVVFTPESFVAASELVVGNLEAFFSNKPLLSPVIYE from the exons ATGGAGCATCATCAAGAACGAAGCGATCACCGATCCCAAGACCTCCCTCAAGTCCTAGTCATCAAACCACCACCAGTTTTGACACTTTTTGAGGACAAATTCATCTCAAGCAAATTCCAACTCTTAAAAGCATGGGAGTCAACACTCCCACTAGATCAGTTCTTGACCAACTATGCAGGCTCAGTTCGAGCCGTCCTCTGTTCTGGTGCTTCCCCTATCACCGCCGACATCATCCGGTTGCTACCTTCATTGCAACTCGTCATAACCGCCAGCGCAGGTGTCAATCACATTGACTTGACGGAGTGCAGGAGGCTTGGCATCGCAGTGACCAACGCTGCAGGTGTGTTCTCGGATGATGGTGCTGACGCTGCTGTGGGGTTGTTGATTGACGTGCTCAGAAAGGTTTCTGCTGCTGATCGGTACGTTAGAAATGGTCTTTGGCCCGCGAAAGGAGACTACGCTCTTGGTTCTAAG CTGGGAGGCAAGCGAGTTGGGGTTGTTGGACTCGGAGGGTTTGGCTCAGCAGTTGCCAAAAGGCTAGAGGCCTTTGGCTGCACCGTGTTGTACAACTCTCGAACGCAAAAACCTTCTGTTCCATACCCCTTCTACTCCACCGTTCTCGAACTCGCCGCCGACAGCGACTCCCTCATCATTTGCTGCGGATTAACTGCTGAAACTCGGCACATGATTAACAGGGAAGTCTTGTTGGTACTAGGGAAGCAAGGAGTCATCGTCAACATAGCTCGAGGAGCCATTATCAATGAGAAGGAAATGGTGGAGTGTCTGGTGCGGGGAGAGATCGGAGGAGCTGGTTTGGATGTGTTTGAGAACGAACCCAATGTTCCCGAAGAGCTCTTTGGATTGGATAATGTGGTGCTGTCACCACATAGAGTTGTTTTCACACCAGAATCCTTCGTGGCTGCCTCTGAACTGGTGGTGGGGAACTTGGAAGCTTTCTTTTCAAACAAGCCATTACTTTCTCCTGTCATCTATGAATGA
- the LOC18614256 gene encoding glyoxylate/hydroxypyruvate reductase HPR3: MAYYRGQESHVHPSQNLPLVLVLEPPPVFKFHGDQLLKKFQFLKAWESPLPLDQFLTIHAHSVQALLSPGTHPVTLETLRLLPSLGLIVTTSVGLNHIDLPECRRRGISIANAGNLYSEDVADLAVGLLIDVLRKISVADRYVKRQLWPSEGEFPLGIKLRGRQVGIVGLGSIGFEVAKRLDAFGCSILYNSRRKKPSIHYPYYSNICELASNCDVLIICCALTDKTHHMINKEVLLAMGKKGVIVNVGRGAIIDEQEMVGCLMRGEIAGAGLDVFEKEPDVPKELFDLDNVVLSPHRAVHSQETLMALCDLVVGNFEAFFSNKPLLTPVVDE; the protein is encoded by the exons ATGGCCTATTATCGAGGGCAAGAAAGCCATGTTCATCCATCTCAAAATCTTCCACTAGTCTTAGTCCTTGAGCCACCACCAGTCTTTAAATTTCATGGGGACCAACTGTTGAAAAAATTCCAATTCTTGAAAGCATGGGAATCACCACTCCCTCTGGACCAATTCTTGACTATACATGCACATTCAGTCCAAGCCCTTCTCTCGCCTGGCACACATCCAGTCACGCTTGAAACACTCAGGCTGCTGCCATCTCTGGGGCTGATCGTCACCACCAGTGTTGGTCTCAACCATATTGACCTGCCAGAGTGCCGCAGGCGTGGAATTTCTATAGCCAATGCTGGAAACTTGTACTCTGAAGACGTCGCTGATTTGGCTGTTGGCCTGCTGATTGATGTGCTCCGAAAAATCTCTGTTGCTGATCGGTATGTAAAACGGCAGCTTTGGCCCAGTGAAGGAGAGTTTCCTCTTGGAATCAAG TTAAGAGGCAGACAAGTTGGAATTGTTGGCTTGGGAAGCATTGGCTTTGAAGTAGCAAAAAGGCTCGATGCATTTGGATGCAGTATCTTGTACAACTCGAGAAGGAAGAAGCCATCCATACACTATCCATACTATTCCAATATCTGTGAACTTGCATCTAACTGTGATGTTCTTATAATTTGCTGTGCATTAACTGACAAAACCCATCACATGATTAACAAGGAAGTTCTGCTAGCAATGGGGAAGAAAGGAGTCATTGTTAATGTCGGACGCGGCGCTATTATAGACGAGCAGGAAATGGTGGGGTGTTTAATGCGAGGAGAGATAGCAGGTGCTGGCTTGGATGTGTTCGAGAAGGAGCCTGATGTTCCGAAAGAGCTCTTTGATTTGGACAATGTTGTGCTGTCACCGCATAGAGCTGTTCATTCACAGGAAACTTTGATGGCTTTGTGTGACCTTGTGGTGGGGAATTTTGAAGCTTTCTTCTCAAATAAACCCTTACTTACCCCAGTAGTTGATGAATGA
- the LOC18614257 gene encoding glyoxylate/hydroxypyruvate reductase HPR3 yields MAPENPSHPSENDLPYVLILKPPPSFVILGDHFFNSTKFRFLKAYESPLPLAHFLLAHAQSVQAILSSGGAPVTADTIRLMPLLRLVVTTSQGLNHIDLSECRRRGIVVASAGTIYSADCADSVVALLIDVLRKVSAADRFVKQGLWSSQGEYPLGSKLGGKRVGIVGLGSIGSEVAKRLEAFGCSISYNSRKKKPFCSYPFYLNVRELAANCDALIICCALTDETHHLINKEVLSALGKDGVIINIARGPIMDEKELVRCLVEGEIRGAGLDVFEHEPDVPNELFALDNVVMSPHNAVFTWESFEDLRKLVVGNLEAFFSNEPLLTPVVLDDQPHFSG; encoded by the exons ATGGCACCTGAAAACCCATCTCATCCTTCCGAAAACGACTTGCCATATGTCCTGATCCTTAAACCCCCGCCATCTTTCGTCATCCTCGGGGACCATTTCTTCAACTCCACCAAATTCCGTTTCCTGAAGGCATACGAATCTCCACTCCCTCTTGCCCACTTCTTACTCGCTCACGCTCAGTCCGTACAAGCCATTCTCTCATCCGGTGGCGCTCCTGTCACCGCCGATACCATCCGCCTCATGCCCCTCCTGCGCTTGGTCGTCACCACTAGCCAAGGCCTTAACCACATCGACCTCTCCGAGTGCCGACGCCGTGGCATCGTCGTCGCTAGCGCTGGAACCATTTACTCCGCTGATTGTGCGGATTCCGTGGTGGCGTTGTTGATTGACGTTTTGAGGAAGGTTTCGGCTGCCGACCGCTTTGTCAAGCAAGGGCTCTGGTCGTCCCAAGGAGAGTACCCTCTTGGCTCTAAG CTTGGAGGTAAGCGAGTGGGAATTGTTGGATTAGGAAGTATTGGATCAGAGGTTGCTAAAAGGCTGGAGGCATTTGGCTGCTCTATCTCTTACaattcaagaaagaaaaaaccatTTTGCTCATACCCTTTTTATCTCAACGTTCGTGAACTGGCCGCAAACTGCGATGCCCTTATAATTTGCTGTGCATTAACTGATGAAACGCACCACCTGATTAACAAGGAAGTGTTGTCGGCGTTGGGGAAGGATGGAGTCATTATTAATATAGCACGTGGACCCATCATGGATGAGAAGGAACTGGTGCGGTGTTTAGTTGAGGGAGAGATCCGAGGTGCTGGCTTGGATGTGTTTGAGCACGAGCCTGATGTTCCCAACGAGCTTTTTGCATTGGATAATGTAGTTATGTCTCCCCATAATGCTGTTTTTACATGGGAATCTTTTGAAGATCTGCGTAAACTCGTGGTCGGAAACTTGGAAGCTTTCTTCTCAAATGAACCCTTATTAACTCCAGTTGTTCTGGATGATCAACCACATTTCTCAG GGTGA